Sequence from the Scyliorhinus canicula chromosome 7, sScyCan1.1, whole genome shotgun sequence genome:
TCAGCCTTGACTGCTTCTCAATTACATTTTCTTCATTCATGGATCGCACGCTGTCTCAGCCGTACTAATATCACTCCTGCACTGTTATGTGGTTAATCTTCCCCTGAATTCCAGCACTGTGTCCCTCTCACTCCCAGCTTGCATGTCAGACATTTCTTCTCCCTACTTCAGACTTTATGTTCCCTTGCCACTAGCCCTTGATCCACAGtattctttctcctcctccagctcagTTTTGAATCTTGGGATCCTTTCCCTAACAGCCTTAAGTCGTGCTCATTTTTTCCTCTAGCTTCAGGCTCTAATACTTCCTTACCTCTGTTTTCTGGtttactctctctctcattcataATATACTGAAAAATTGCACAGTCTGTGATTATGGCCCATTGGTTTCCTAGGTAGCTTATATCGGTCATTTTTTTGCCTTTTTACTTGACCACTGGGAAAATATAATACAAATTTAGGTGTTGTTCTTTGCGGCGAAGTCACAAAATTACCCCAGGTATGGGATATTCCTTGTTGAGATACAATTCCacagatttgggcagcacggtagcattgtggatagcacaattgcttcacagctccagggtcccaggttcaattccggcttgggtcactgtctgtgtggagtctgcacatcctccccgtgtgtgcgtgggtttcctccgggtgctccggtttcctcccacagtccaaagatgtgcgggttaggtggattggccatgataaaaaattgcccttagtgtccaaaattgcccttagtgttgggtggggttactgggttatggggatagggtggaggtgttgaccttgggtagggtgctctttccaggagccggtgtagacccgatgggccgaatggcctccttctgcactgtaaattctatgatagatgCCAGACTCTCGAGTACTTCACTCATCGTTTATATGTGAATCTTGGCAGTGAGCGTCTGCAGGCTATTTTGTGACTACTGATCATTACACCAAAGCCTGGGCTTCTCCTTAATCAATACCCCCAAAAGCCAGCTGGGGTGATTGGATGGCTTTGTAATTTGACATCCTGAGGATAATTATAGTGTAGCTGCTCCTCAGATGCCTGGGATTGGCCTGTATTATTCTCTAAATAAATCTGTGAATTCAGGGGTCGAGTACTTATTGCAATTTGTGGTTGACAGCTATAGTTTTAAATCATCTTGCCTTTTAGTTCATTTCAAAGTTAGAACATTGTCACACTGTAATTGATTTTATTGCAGCAAGGTGTTTGACACAGTTTCTAATTTCACTGTTTTGAATTAACAGGTTATTTTGAAACTCCGGCATTTGCCACGGATTATCGGATTCTGGGTTTTCGGGAATGCTTATCTGAAGTTACCAGATATCTCAGTGTGGCTGAGGGATTAGATCATTGTGATCCTTTGAAGGCTCGCCTGGTGTCACATTTACACACTTGTGCAACACAGAGAGAAGTTGTAACTGTTGAGAATAGCCATCAGCTCCTGAGTGCAGGATACCCTCACCAGCTTGCGCTGACCTCTCTGTCTCATTTCAGCGTTGAAGCCCCCGCTCGCAGCTTTCCTCCTGCAGAACAGAGTCATCACAAAGAGTCCATGCTCAGCAGTATCCATCTCGAACAGTTAAATAAATTGTCCCCTGCAGGCTGTGTGGTTCCCATTCTGGCAAATGTGGCACATGTGCCATCTTCAAtatttccagtttctcctctgacAGCCATACAGTTCCCATTTTCTATCGATCCTCTGCCTCGACTGCCAGTGGCTGCAGCCCAACCTCCAATACAAGTTGTAAAAAATGGAAAGCACTTCTGGGCTACAGAAGTGGGGGCTTTTTAATTTGAATGTGTGGTTATAGTTTAGAAGGGCAAGTGACAAGATTTTCCTTCTATCACGTTAAAGTTAGCATTATGCAGACAATTCCATGCACACTTCATGATATGGTAACTACGTCTCTGCTAAGGTCAGACCTCATTATTATAAACTCTATGCAAAGGAAAGCAGTCCTTATTTAGGATCATCTTATCAATCATTGGCTTACTTTAAGGACTTATAATAGTGCCTTAGCTGACAGCAGGGAAACATTAATTATATCAAAAATGAGCAATAATGAGTTTCAAATGTATGTAATTTATTATATATGATTGAAAAAGACTTTTTATTGCATGAAGAAATGACTCTTGAGTATTAGAGTTTGATAAAAATTATGATTAAGGGTGTCCAATAGCTCCATGTGTAATTGCACTGTGCAGTTTAATTCTAACCACCACAAAGCAACAGGTTTGGttcctgtctgtgctgagtcacaGTAAGCCTTCTGTCCCCTGAACCAGGAAACGGAAAAGCCAGCAGTTTCCAAACTCTGAATAATAGCCATGGGGTAAAGTACTGAAGGGTTGCCGGTTCCTATGGAACTTCCTTGTTGTGAAATGCTGCCTTCAAGAAggaaaaaaatcaaaaataattACAACCAGATGTTAAACTAATTGCCTGGACTGGTATAATTACTGTGTTCAGAAAGCCGAATATACATACCATCTGACATTACACTATCCTCATTGCAAACTATGAAACATCTCGACGAGGAGTGTCCATCATTCAGGCTTTGAGGCAAGAGTACCCTCTAGTGTTCTACTGCCTTCCGACAAGTTTAAGCTCAGCCATGTTATGGAATTTATTTTTTGAGAGCTTGCTGTGAATATGTAATTCCTTCTTGATCAAGACTGTACATAACGGTTTAATGATTGATGATTAACATGTCCCCATTGATTAAAGTTAATTGTTATGGCTAAATAACTAATATGTCTCTCCATGATATAACAGGAAGAGTTACACTTTTTTGGTGAAACCACAGACTGGGTTAGTGCGAGATTTCATAGCACATATGCTATTGTGCAGTAACTAAAAAATATCTTCAAATTTTATCACTCATACACAACTGTGTGCTGAAAGAATGTTTATCTTAAATTAGAGGTATGTGGGTGAAATTTTTAATATCTAAAAATTGTATTTCTTAAATTGACTTAGAAAAAGCACACGGGTATAAATAATTGGGCCAAAAATTATATCAATCTTCTTTATACTGATCAATATGTGGCATACTAATGCTAATAGAATGGAATCCAATCCcattgtagaatccctacagtgcagaaggaagccattcggcccatcgagtctgcaccgaccctctgaaagagcatcctaccttggcccaaaccgcacattatccccataacccaacctagggccaattaatcatggccaatccaccttacctgcacatctttggactgtgggaggaaactggaacacccggaggaaacccatgcagacatggggagaaagtgccaacgccacacagacagttgcctgaggtcagaatcaaacccaggtccctgacactgtgaggcagcaatgctaaccactgtgccaccatgctgtcccattTCTGGGACCCAGTCTCAGGATCAAATATTCCCAGGAATAACACAACCATATGTAAAGGAAAGCTTCCATCAGGCAATGTGTTCTAAGTCACAACCTCAGAAAAACAACTTTATTTTCCATTTCCCATGTTAACCACAGTTCGACCTCTCGGAATGAGATTACCAATCGGACATGAGCTCCATGCCCATATTCACTAGAAACTGaaattgaaacagaaaatgctggaatagctcagcaggtctgccagtatCTGAAGAGAGCTCCATACATGTCGTCCAACCTGCGgatgcgggggttgggggggggggggggggcaggactgtAAATGGCGGCAAGCCTGTGAAAAAGTCCATCGACTTAGGTaggactggaaattcccgccggtgggaatttTGCCCGACGTTTCAAGTTGATGACTTCTCATCGGAGCTTTAAAAGTTCAAATAaaagatcatcaacctgaaagGTTGACTGAGTTGCGTTCTCCGCAAGTG
This genomic interval carries:
- the LOC119969568 gene encoding hairy/enhancer-of-split related with YRPW motif protein 1-like encodes the protein MKRSLEFSSSDSELDIEEHRSMKESVLPSTFSQNQARKKRRGIVEKRRRDRINNSLSELRRLVPSACEKQGSAKLEKAEILQMTVDHLKVLHTSGRKGYFETPAFATDYRILGFRECLSEVTRYLSVAEGLDHCDPLKARLVSHLHTCATQREVVTVENSHQLLSAGYPHQLALTSLSHFSVEAPARSFPPAEQSHHKESMLSSIHLEQLNKLSPAGCVVPILANVAHVPSSIFPVSPLTAIQFPFSIDPLPRLPVAAAQPPIQVVKNGKHFWATEVGAF